The Thermacetogenium phaeum DSM 12270 genome segment CGGCACGACTGTTCCGTAAGTATCATACCTGCGGAAAAGAATTAATCGCGGAATTCAATCCCTTTAAAGTAAAGAAAGAGTACCTCGAAATCATTGAGGCAAAGAATGTGCCGATATATGAGGAGCACGATCGTATATGGAATAAAGTTGATGAAATTGAAGAAATCTTTAAAATTAATCCCCCCAAGTGCACTCCATGCCATAATGACCCCCTTGCTGAGAACTGGATGTTAGATGAGAGAGGTTTGTGGTTGATTGACTGGGAATATGCAGGAATGAATGACCCGATGTTTGACTTGGGGGACTTTATTTCAGAGGTGGAGCTAACTCCTGAGGCTGAAAAGGCTTTTCTTGAAGAATACTTCGAAGGTAACCTTACGTGGGAAGATTATGGGAGGGTAGTCATCGAAAAGCTCATGTGTAATGCTCTTTGGGAGCTATGGTCGCTCGTTCAAATAGCTAATGATAAGCCATTTGATGAGTATTGGGAATTTGGTTTATCAAAGGTTAAGAAAGCCATCAAATTAATAGAAGCCCCTAATTTTGAGAAGTGTCTCCAAGCAGTTCGAGAGCGGTGGGCAGAACCCATTTTGCTGGAAGATAATGTTTTGTCGAGCTTAAGTGTTCTTTCTGCATAAGTTGAGCTTTTAAAGGAGGGTCACTGATGGGTACGATAATGGAGAGCAGTGCGGAGCGAGCAGCTAGGGCGAAAAGAATGCTGGAAGATCGACAAATCTCACACTCTAAAACTGGGATTTTGTGGGGAATCCTATCCGGCGCCACTTGGGGATTAGATGGAGTTATTTTAGGGATTGCCTTATCTTTAGCTCCCTTTACTAACGGTGTCAGTCTTTTTGCAGCACCGCTCGCGGGTGCCGCACTACATGATGGTTTTGCGGGGCTCTGGCTGCTGATATACAACATCTTCACCGGCAAGTGGCGGGAGTATCTGCGAACATTAGCTACTAAACCGGGCTTGATGGTATGCCTAGCTGCTCTTTTCGGTGGACCTCTTGCCATGTCTGGTTATCTATTAGGGATCAGTATGGCGGGACCAACATATGCCCTTCCGATTACAGCAATGTATCCTGTTGTGGGAGCATTTTTAGCCATGATCTTTCTTAAAGAGAAGGTCACTTTAAGGGTTTGGATTGGATTGTTTTTGTGTATTGCCGGCGCAGTTATCGTTGGTTACACTCCACCGGAAGGCAGTTCCCCGAATTTTCATTAAGGGATTTTTCTGTCATTATTGGCATGCCTGGGCTGGGCGGCTGAAGGCGTTATTTCTACTTTCGGCATGGACATGGTTGATCCGGACATTGCCATTGGAAT includes the following:
- a CDS encoding choline/ethanolamine kinase family protein translates to MEKREEIIFVESSINLSHLGQVIQLIGEIPYFAERKVRVKRIGVLPYGLTNFNFRVTINGEEYALRLAAPGSWEYIDRVAEKHTASLMADIGVSPKVFYYDDKTGNQVCEYIDGKTLHIPDFQDLEIVKMAARLFRKYHTCGKELIAEFNPFKVKKEYLEIIEAKNVPIYEEHDRIWNKVDEIEEIFKINPPKCTPCHNDPLAENWMLDERGLWLIDWEYAGMNDPMFDLGDFISEVELTPEAEKAFLEEYFEGNLTWEDYGRVVIEKLMCNALWELWSLVQIANDKPFDEYWEFGLSKVKKAIKLIEAPNFEKCLQAVRERWAEPILLEDNVLSSLSVLSA
- a CDS encoding EamA family transporter; the protein is MGTIMESSAERAARAKRMLEDRQISHSKTGILWGILSGATWGLDGVILGIALSLAPFTNGVSLFAAPLAGAALHDGFAGLWLLIYNIFTGKWREYLRTLATKPGLMVCLAALFGGPLAMSGYLLGISMAGPTYALPITAMYPVVGAFLAMIFLKEKVTLRVWIGLFLCIAGAVIVGYTPPEGSSPNFH